A genomic region of Melanotaenia boesemani isolate fMelBoe1 chromosome 21, fMelBoe1.pri, whole genome shotgun sequence contains the following coding sequences:
- the exoc7 gene encoding exocyst complex component 7 isoform X9 — protein MIPTEDASARKREIEEKLKQEQETLSFIRENLEKSDQLTKGMVSILSSFESRLMQLENSIIPVHKQTENLQRLQENVDKTLSCMDHVISYYHVAKDTDRIIREGPTGRLDEYLACIAKIQKAVEYFQDNNPDSPELNTVKARFEKGKELLEAEFRSLLTRYSKPVPPILILDAISVDEELEVQEDVVLEHLPEAVLQDIICIAGWLVEYGRNQDFMNVYFQIRSNQLDRSIKGLKEHFRKNSASSGVLYSPAVQTKRKDTPTKKAPKRPGTIRKAQNLLKQYSQHGLDGKKGGSNLTPLEGKDDVLDIEIDSYIHCISAFVKLAQSEYALLTEIIPEHHQKKTFDSLIQEALDNLMLEGDNIVSAARRAIMRHDYSAVLTIFPILRHLKMNKSEFDSTLQGTAASTKNKLPTLITSMETIGAKALEEFADSIKNDPDKEYNMPKDGTVHELTSNAILFLQQLLDFHETAGAMLASQETSSSASSYTSDFNKRLLSTYICKVLGNLQLNLLSKSKVYEDAALSAIFLHNNYNYILKSLEKSELIQLVTVTQKKAESLYKELIEQQIDMYQRSWLKVTEHLTDRNMPVVQPGTKLKDKERQVIKDKFKGFNDGLEELCKIQKGWAIPDKERRDFIRQAQKKVVSNAYRAFLQRCANISFTKNPEKYHKYRPEEVEEMIEKLFDTSA, from the exons ATGATTCCTACCGAGGATGCGTCCGCCAGGAAGCGGGAGATCGAGGAGAAGCTGAAGCAG GAACAAGAGACGCTGTCGTTCATCCGAGAAAACCTGGAGAAGAGCGATCAGCTGACCAAGGGGATG GTTTCCATCCTGTCTTCGTTCGAGAGCCGCCTGATGCAGCTGGAGAACTCCATCATTCCGGTCCACAAACAGACGGAGAACCTGCAGCGTCTCCAGGAGAACGTGGACAAAACTCTGTCCTGCATGGACCACGTCATCAGCTACTATCACGTGGCCAAAGACACGGACCGGATCATCAGAGAGGG CCCTACAGGCAGACTGGATGAATATCTGGCTTGTATCGCAAAGATTCAGAAAGCTGTGGAATACTTTCAGGACAACAACCCTGACAGCCCTGAACTCAACACAGTG AAAGCGCGCTTTGAGAAGGGGAAGGAGCTGCTGGAGGCGGAGTTCCGCAGCCTCCTGACCCGCTACAGTAAGCCCGTTCCCCCCATCCTCATCCTGGACGCCATCAGTGTGGACGAGGAGCTGGAGGTCCAGGAGGACGTGGTGCTGGAGCACCTTCCTGAGGCCGTGCTCCAGGACATCATCTGCATCGCTGGCTGGCTGGTGGAATACGGACGCAACCAGG ATTTTATGAACGTCTACTTCCAGATCCGGTCCAACCAGCTGGATCGCTCCATCAAAGGCCTGAAGGAGCATTTCCGTAAGAACAGCGCCTCCTCCGGGGTTCTCTACTCGCCGGCCGTCCAAACCAAACGCAAGGACACGCCCACCAAAAAGGCTCCAAAGAGACCAG GGACCATTCGCAAGGCTCAGAACCTTCTGAAACAGTACTCACAGCATGGGCTGGATGGGAAAAAGGGGGGTTCTAACCTCACTCCTTTGGAAG GGAAGGATGACGTCCTGGACATCGAGATAGACTCCTACATCCACTGTATCAGTGCCTTCGTCAAGCTGGCTCAGAGCGAGTACGCCCTCCTGACGGAGATCATCCCCGAGCATCACCAGAAGAAGACCTTCGACTCCCTCATTCAG GAGGCGCTGGACAACCTGATGCTGGAGGGAGACAACATCGTGTCTGCAGCTCGCAGGGCCATCATGCGTCACGACTACTCCGCCGTCCTCACCATCTTCCCCATCCTCCGACAcctgaaaatgaacaaatctgAGTTCGACTCGACGCTTCAG GGAACAGCAGCGAGCACCAAGAACAAGCTGCCCACACTCATCACCTCCATGGAGACGATCGGAGCCAAAGCTCTGGAGGAGTTTGCAGACAGCATCAAG AATGATCCTGATAAAGAATACAACATGCCTAAAGACGGAACGGTCCACGAACTGACCAGTAAT GCCATCCTgttcctgcagcagctgctggacttcCACGAGACAGCAGGAGCCATGTTGGCCTCACAAG AGACGAGTTCGTCAGCGAGCAGCTACACCTCCGACTTCAACAAGCGGCTCCTCAGCACTTACATAT GTAAAGTTTTAGGAAACCTGCAGCTGAACCTGCTCAGTAAATCCAAAGTGTACGAGGATGCAGCTCTGAGTGCTATTTTCCTCCACAACAACTACAACTACATCCTCAAGTCTCTGGAGAA GTCTGAGCTGATCCAGCTGGTCACGGTGACTCAGAAAAAAGCGGAGTCTTTATACAAGGAGCTGATTGAGCAGCAGATCGATATGTACCAGCGCAG ctggctGAAAGTCACGGAGCACCTGACAGACCGGAATATGCCTGTTGTCCAACCCGGGACAAAG CTGAAGGATAAAGAGCGACAAGTCATTAAAGACAAATTTAAG GGGTTTAATGACGGCTTGGAGGAACTGTGCAAGATCCAGAAGGGTTGGGCCATCCCAGACAAGGAGCGGCGAGACTTCATCCGCCAGGCCCAGAAAAAGGTGGTGTCTAATGCTTACAGAGCCTTCCTGCAGAG atgtgCCAACATTTCGTTCACTAAGAACCCTGAGAAATATCACAAGTATCGACCAGAAGAAGTGGAGGAGATGATCGAGAAACTGTTCGACACGTCCGCGTGA
- the exoc7 gene encoding exocyst complex component 7 isoform X6 yields the protein MIPTEDASARKREIEEKLKQEQETLSFIRENLEKSDQLTKGMVSILSSFESRLMQLENSIIPVHKQTENLQRLQENVDKTLSCMDHVISYYHVAKDTDRIIREGPTGRLDEYLACIAKIQKAVEYFQDNNPDSPELNTVKARFEKGKELLEAEFRSLLTRYSKPVPPILILDAISVDEELEVQEDVVLEHLPEAVLQDIICIAGWLVEYGRNQDFMNVYFQIRSNQLDRSIKGLKEHFRKNSASSGVLYSPAVQTKRKDTPTKKAPKRPGTIRKAQNLLKQYSQHGLDGKKGGSNLTPLEGKDDVLDIEIDSYIHCISAFVKLAQSEYALLTEIIPEHHQKKTFDSLIQEALDNLMLEGDNIVSAARRAIMRHDYSAVLTIFPILRHLKMNKSEFDSTLQGTAASTKNKLPTLITSMETIGAKALEEFADSIKNDPDKEYNMPKDGTVHELTSNAILFLQQLLDFHETAGAMLASQVLGDTYNIPLDPRETSSSASSYTSDFNKRLLSTYICKVLGNLQLNLLSKSKVYEDAALSAIFLHNNYNYILKSLEKSELIQLVTVTQKKAESLYKELIEQQIDMYQRSWLKVTEHLTDRNMPVVQPGTKLKDKERQVIKDKFKGFNDGLEELCKIQKGWAIPDKERRDFIRQAQKKVVSNAYRAFLQRCANISFTKNPEKYHKYRPEEVEEMIEKLFDTSA from the exons ATGATTCCTACCGAGGATGCGTCCGCCAGGAAGCGGGAGATCGAGGAGAAGCTGAAGCAG GAACAAGAGACGCTGTCGTTCATCCGAGAAAACCTGGAGAAGAGCGATCAGCTGACCAAGGGGATG GTTTCCATCCTGTCTTCGTTCGAGAGCCGCCTGATGCAGCTGGAGAACTCCATCATTCCGGTCCACAAACAGACGGAGAACCTGCAGCGTCTCCAGGAGAACGTGGACAAAACTCTGTCCTGCATGGACCACGTCATCAGCTACTATCACGTGGCCAAAGACACGGACCGGATCATCAGAGAGGG CCCTACAGGCAGACTGGATGAATATCTGGCTTGTATCGCAAAGATTCAGAAAGCTGTGGAATACTTTCAGGACAACAACCCTGACAGCCCTGAACTCAACACAGTG AAAGCGCGCTTTGAGAAGGGGAAGGAGCTGCTGGAGGCGGAGTTCCGCAGCCTCCTGACCCGCTACAGTAAGCCCGTTCCCCCCATCCTCATCCTGGACGCCATCAGTGTGGACGAGGAGCTGGAGGTCCAGGAGGACGTGGTGCTGGAGCACCTTCCTGAGGCCGTGCTCCAGGACATCATCTGCATCGCTGGCTGGCTGGTGGAATACGGACGCAACCAGG ATTTTATGAACGTCTACTTCCAGATCCGGTCCAACCAGCTGGATCGCTCCATCAAAGGCCTGAAGGAGCATTTCCGTAAGAACAGCGCCTCCTCCGGGGTTCTCTACTCGCCGGCCGTCCAAACCAAACGCAAGGACACGCCCACCAAAAAGGCTCCAAAGAGACCAG GGACCATTCGCAAGGCTCAGAACCTTCTGAAACAGTACTCACAGCATGGGCTGGATGGGAAAAAGGGGGGTTCTAACCTCACTCCTTTGGAAG GGAAGGATGACGTCCTGGACATCGAGATAGACTCCTACATCCACTGTATCAGTGCCTTCGTCAAGCTGGCTCAGAGCGAGTACGCCCTCCTGACGGAGATCATCCCCGAGCATCACCAGAAGAAGACCTTCGACTCCCTCATTCAG GAGGCGCTGGACAACCTGATGCTGGAGGGAGACAACATCGTGTCTGCAGCTCGCAGGGCCATCATGCGTCACGACTACTCCGCCGTCCTCACCATCTTCCCCATCCTCCGACAcctgaaaatgaacaaatctgAGTTCGACTCGACGCTTCAG GGAACAGCAGCGAGCACCAAGAACAAGCTGCCCACACTCATCACCTCCATGGAGACGATCGGAGCCAAAGCTCTGGAGGAGTTTGCAGACAGCATCAAG AATGATCCTGATAAAGAATACAACATGCCTAAAGACGGAACGGTCCACGAACTGACCAGTAAT GCCATCCTgttcctgcagcagctgctggacttcCACGAGACAGCAGGAGCCATGTTGGCCTCACAAG TTCTGGGGGACACTTACAATATACCTTTAGACCCCCGAG AGACGAGTTCGTCAGCGAGCAGCTACACCTCCGACTTCAACAAGCGGCTCCTCAGCACTTACATAT GTAAAGTTTTAGGAAACCTGCAGCTGAACCTGCTCAGTAAATCCAAAGTGTACGAGGATGCAGCTCTGAGTGCTATTTTCCTCCACAACAACTACAACTACATCCTCAAGTCTCTGGAGAA GTCTGAGCTGATCCAGCTGGTCACGGTGACTCAGAAAAAAGCGGAGTCTTTATACAAGGAGCTGATTGAGCAGCAGATCGATATGTACCAGCGCAG ctggctGAAAGTCACGGAGCACCTGACAGACCGGAATATGCCTGTTGTCCAACCCGGGACAAAG CTGAAGGATAAAGAGCGACAAGTCATTAAAGACAAATTTAAG GGGTTTAATGACGGCTTGGAGGAACTGTGCAAGATCCAGAAGGGTTGGGCCATCCCAGACAAGGAGCGGCGAGACTTCATCCGCCAGGCCCAGAAAAAGGTGGTGTCTAATGCTTACAGAGCCTTCCTGCAGAG atgtgCCAACATTTCGTTCACTAAGAACCCTGAGAAATATCACAAGTATCGACCAGAAGAAGTGGAGGAGATGATCGAGAAACTGTTCGACACGTCCGCGTGA